From the genome of Argentina anserina chromosome 4, drPotAnse1.1, whole genome shotgun sequence, one region includes:
- the LOC126792083 gene encoding uncharacterized protein LOC126792083 has product MFLNILAHHKKNRSISLYFMRSGRTISKYFHECLKAMIRCQKDFWKTPLPVPEDSTDIRWKWFKTCLGALDGTHIRVKVPKQDKPRYITRKCEIATNVLGVCSQDLMFIYVLSGWERSAHDTRVLRDALSRRNGLKVPNGYYYLVDVGYSNANGFLAPFRGQHYHLNEWRNGNRHDSPQEFFNMKHSSARNVIERSFGLLKMRWAILRSPSFYDIVTQRRIIYVCCMIHNFIRREMAVDPIEEEYDRQPPVQDDEDDDYVDTIETSNEWTMWRQNLANEMWNIWRGNRSRLNMSSQATSSQSKKGGSGQNKRFWTKEEDEVLVNSLLELYHDNKWRADTGFKNGYLQKLQGMIEAKILGSGILANPHIESRINTLKKQYIVLSDALSQSGFGWNVEKMMLECDRDVFDEWAKNKRDAKALYGKPFEHYYSLGEIYGKDRALGTNAGNAEDDEEEIRGQDARVNQEGVCVDDFFEQMEMHIDFSQYEGSHVSTSDETENEYVSLAQPSPPQPPPQPPSVKQRAKHQRSAEDVANAPNNTRRKARALDDMTKKFGLITESIAAMAPKSDY; this is encoded by the exons atgtttttaaatattCTTGCACACCATAAGAAGAATCGTAGCATATCTCTATACTTTATGAGGTCAGGGCGAACAATTAGTAAGTACTTTCACGAGTGTTTGAAAGCCATGATTCGATGCCAAAAGGACTTCTGGAAAACACCATTACCTGTGCCTGAGGACTCAACAGATATTAGGTGGAAGTGGTTTAAG ACTTGTTTAGGAGCATTAGATGGAACACATATTAGGGTGAAAGTTCCAAAACAAGACAAACCAAGATACATAACAAGGAAATGTGAGATAGCAACAAATGTTTTAGGAGTTTGCTCTCAAGACTTGatgtttatatatgttttatcGGGATGGGAGAGATCTGCACATGATACTCGTGTTCTTAGAGATGCTTTGAGCAGGAGAAATGGATTAAAAGTTCCTAACG GTTATTACTACTTAGTAGATGTTGGCTACAGTAATGCAAATGGCTTTCTTGCACCTTTTAGAGGGCAACATTATCATCTCAATGAGTGGAGGAATGGAAACAGACATGATTCGCCACAAGAATTTTTTAATATGAAACACTCAAGTGCTAGGAATGTTATCGAGAGGAGCTTTGGTCTACTAAAAATGCGTTGGGCAATTCTTAGGAGTCCATCATTTTATGATATAGTAACACAACGTCGTATAATATATGTGTGTTGCAtgattcataactttataAGAAGAGAGATGGCTGTAGATCCTATAGAAGAGGAATATGATAGGCAACCGCCTGTgcaagatgatgaagatgatgactATGTTGATACAATTGAGACCTCAAATGAGTGGACGATGTGGAGACAAAATCTTGCAAATGAAATGTGGAATATATGGCGTGGAAATAGGAG TCGACTGAATATGAGTTCTCAAGCTACTTCAAGCCAATCAAAAAAAGGAGGAAGTGGTCAGAATAAACGTTTTTGGACAAAAGAGGAAGATGAGGTGTTGGTAAATTCTTTGTTGGAACTTTACCATGATAACAAGTGGCGTGCGGATACTGGCTTCAAAAATGGTTACTTGCAAAAGTTGCAAGGCATGATAGAAGCCAAGATACTAGGCAGTGGGATATTGGCAAACCCACACATTGAATCACGGATAAATACACTGAAGAAACAATATATCGTATTATCAGATGCATTATCTCAGAGTGGTTTTGGATGGAATGTAGAAAAAATGATGTTGGAGTGTGATAGAGATGTATTTGATGAGTGGGCAAAG AACAAGAGAGATGCAAAAGCTTTGTATGGTAAACCATTTGAACATTATTATTCACTTGGAGAAATATATGGAAAAGATCGTGCACTTGGAACAAATGCTGGAAAtgctgaagatgatgaagaagaaattaGGGGGCAAGATGCAAGGGTGAATCAAGAGGGTGTATGTGTCGATGACTTCTTTGAGCAAATGGAAATGCATATAGATTTTTCTCAATATGAGGGTTCACATGTTTCAACAAGTGATGAAACTGAAAATGAATATGTGTCTCTTGCACAACCAAGTCCTCCCCAACCACCACCACAGCCACCAAGTGTTAAGCAACGTGCTAAACATCAGAGATCAGCTGAAGATGTAGCAAATGCTCCAAATAACACTCGTAGAAAGGCAAGGGCTTTGGATGATATGACAAAGAAATTCGGACTGATTACTGAATCCATTGCAGCCATGGCTCCAAAGTCTGATTACTGA